From the genome of Segatella hominis, one region includes:
- a CDS encoding MBOAT family O-acyltransferase, which translates to MVGNNLTVPYRKYFFLLASYGIYIYYNKWMTFTLITVSLISYFFAKYQERNQNKYLEKDQEKDLEKNLRKDPDKKNCGKETICGKGTICAEVIATILPLVVFKYGHFISENLSSFTNSFGFISNENHFSIIAPLGISFFTFQALSYVFDVYRKKYPAEQNLSNYLTYMAFFPSMIAGPINRYDQLMPQLNTVQGFNRPLAEKGLKMILWGMFLKVVIADRLQLYIDPVFDGFLQESGSSLLMAAILYSIQLYTDFAGYSLMAIGAAATLGYNLKQNFHNPYFSIGITDFWHRWHITLAHWLRDYIYIPLGGSRCSKKRNYANILITFAVSGIWHGANWTFIVWGLLHGLFQVIEKILGLQKKKESKFSSTDIESSSIKPRYFSIKNRSIRLARIILTFFLITFLWIFFRMNTIEDAWIVIEKIFTSQDMHFGICEKFIYVFIAIVFIKDLIDEIRPSCNPFYHPKRWVRWATYLFIFTSILLFGVFDAGQFIYARF; encoded by the coding sequence ATGGTAGGGAACAATCTTACTGTTCCGTATCGCAAATATTTCTTTCTGCTCGCCTCTTACGGCATTTACATCTATTACAACAAATGGATGACCTTCACTCTTATCACCGTGAGCCTCATCTCCTACTTCTTTGCCAAATATCAGGAAAGAAATCAGAACAAGTATCTGGAGAAAGACCAGGAAAAAGATTTAGAGAAAAACCTGAGGAAAGACCCGGACAAGAAGAACTGCGGGAAAGAAACTATCTGCGGAAAAGGAACAATCTGTGCAGAAGTCATTGCAACCATTCTTCCGCTTGTCGTTTTCAAATACGGGCACTTCATCTCGGAAAATCTTAGTTCCTTTACGAATAGTTTCGGCTTCATCTCGAATGAAAACCATTTCTCCATCATTGCCCCATTAGGCATTTCCTTCTTCACCTTCCAGGCTCTGAGCTATGTATTCGATGTTTACCGCAAGAAATATCCAGCCGAGCAAAATCTGTCGAACTATCTCACTTACATGGCTTTCTTCCCTTCCATGATAGCCGGTCCGATCAACAGATACGACCAACTGATGCCCCAGTTGAACACGGTACAGGGTTTCAACCGTCCACTGGCAGAAAAAGGATTGAAAATGATACTTTGGGGAATGTTTCTCAAAGTAGTGATTGCAGACAGATTACAACTCTACATCGACCCGGTATTTGATGGTTTTCTACAAGAAAGTGGTTCGTCGCTCCTGATGGCAGCCATTCTCTATTCCATCCAACTCTATACAGACTTCGCCGGCTATTCGCTCATGGCCATAGGCGCAGCAGCCACATTGGGCTACAATCTCAAACAGAATTTCCACAATCCCTACTTCTCTATCGGAATCACAGACTTCTGGCACAGATGGCACATTACCTTGGCACATTGGCTCAGAGACTACATCTACATCCCACTGGGAGGAAGCCGTTGCTCGAAAAAACGGAACTATGCCAATATCCTCATTACATTCGCAGTAAGCGGAATCTGGCACGGAGCCAACTGGACCTTTATCGTATGGGGACTATTGCACGGACTGTTTCAGGTCATCGAAAAAATATTAGGCTTACAAAAAAAGAAAGAATCCAAGTTCTCTTCAACCGACATAGAATCCTCCTCCATCAAACCGAGATATTTCTCCATTAAAAACAGAAGCATCCGGTTGGCAAGAATCATCCTTACGTTTTTCCTCATCACATTCCTGTGGATATTCTTCCGCATGAATACGATAGAAGATGCGTGGATAGTAATTGAAAAGATATTTACCAGTCAGGACATGCATTTCGGAATCTGCGAGAAGTTTATCTACGTCTTTATCGCCATCGTATTCATTAAGGATCTGATAGACGAAATCCGACCTTCCTGCAATCCGTTTTATCACCCAAAGAGATGGGTGAGATGGGCCACCTATCTATTCATCTTTACAAGCATCCTACTCTTCGGAGTTTTCGATGCGGGTCAATTCATTTATGCCAGATTTTAA
- the purT gene encoding formate-dependent phosphoribosylglycinamide formyltransferase produces MKKIMLLGSGELGKEFTIAAKRAGQYVIACDKYDNAPAMQVADEREVFSMLDGDALTAVVEKHHPDIIVPEIEAIRTERLFDFEKEGIQIVPSARAVNYTMNRRAIRDLAAKELGLRTAKYFYAKTFEEFKNAADEIGFPCVVKPLMSSSGHGQSYVHNDDELVEAYKEAMEEGRGDVKEVIIEEFIDFDSEFTLLTVTQKDGPTLFCPPIGHIQKGGDYRESWQPFQLPEEALKKAQHIAAEVTKALTGAGLWGVEFFLSKQGEVIFSELSPRPHDTGMVTLGHTTNLSEFELHFRAVMGLPIAGIHLEHAGCSAVILSPEESTEPLNYNFMDALKEDHTRIRIFGKPEAHVGRRMGVVLCYGEKDADLNQLRDKAKRLAKTVLGTDPYMKK; encoded by the coding sequence ATGAAGAAGATTATGCTTTTGGGCTCAGGCGAACTGGGCAAAGAATTTACCATCGCCGCAAAGCGTGCTGGACAGTATGTCATCGCTTGCGACAAGTATGACAATGCTCCTGCCATGCAGGTTGCTGACGAGCGAGAAGTGTTCTCAATGCTCGATGGCGACGCATTGACCGCAGTGGTTGAGAAACATCACCCAGACATCATCGTGCCTGAGATTGAAGCTATCCGTACAGAGCGTCTCTTCGACTTCGAGAAAGAGGGCATTCAGATTGTACCTTCTGCCCGTGCCGTGAACTACACCATGAACCGCCGTGCCATCCGCGATCTGGCCGCCAAGGAACTGGGTCTGCGCACAGCCAAGTATTTCTACGCTAAGACATTCGAGGAATTCAAGAATGCAGCCGACGAAATCGGTTTCCCATGTGTAGTGAAGCCATTGATGAGTTCCAGCGGTCATGGACAGAGCTATGTACACAATGACGACGAACTCGTGGAGGCTTACAAGGAAGCTATGGAGGAAGGTCGTGGCGATGTGAAGGAAGTCATCATCGAGGAATTCATTGATTTCGACTCTGAGTTCACACTCCTCACCGTAACCCAGAAGGATGGTCCTACCCTCTTCTGCCCTCCTATCGGACACATTCAGAAAGGTGGCGACTACCGCGAGAGCTGGCAACCCTTCCAGTTGCCAGAGGAAGCATTGAAGAAAGCACAGCATATTGCAGCCGAAGTGACCAAGGCTTTGACCGGTGCTGGTCTCTGGGGCGTAGAATTCTTCCTGAGCAAGCAGGGCGAAGTGATTTTCTCTGAGTTGAGTCCACGTCCACACGATACAGGTATGGTAACTCTCGGTCACACCACCAACCTGAGCGAGTTTGAGCTCCATTTCCGTGCTGTGATGGGCTTGCCAATAGCAGGCATTCACCTGGAGCACGCTGGATGCTCTGCCGTTATTCTCTCACCGGAAGAAAGCACCGAGCCGCTCAACTACAATTTCATGGATGCGCTGAAGGAAGATCATACCCGTATCCGCATTTTCGGAAAACCAGAGGCTCACGTAGGCCGCCGTATGGGCGTCGTTCTCTGCTACGGAGAAAAGGATGCTGACCTCAATCAGCTTCGCGACAAGGCAAAGCGCCTGGCAAAGACCGTTTTGGGCACCGACCCTTATATGAAGAAATAA
- a CDS encoding S8 family peptidase, with translation MKKYLMLYAFLIMALSLMAREDRVSNFEQLMRLPRITETDMVSFPGGRCMMYRLYLRDKDLQHTPFSVNRPEQFLSARSIERRKRQGLPVDVTDLPIAPAYIDSVSRTGIEIVGQSKWNNTLLVKIHKEKELNKLNSLSFITKKLKVFSSPDSITERKRSSFRKELNNWESVPTHYGAAAEQLKSLGGQRIHERGFYGNGMMIAVFDGGFMNVDRIPALHGVKLAGLKDFVVPKSNNIFEEMEHGTMVLSTMAANAPNLYVGVAPEAQYVLVRCEDERTESLAEEDYWASAAEYADSLGVDVINSSLGYHDFDDVKTNHLYWEQDGETALISHTASMCADKGIICVNSAGNDGMGVWKKINFPADAKNILTVGSINEQGKNAAFSAVGPTADGRIKPDVMAFGSPASVITGRGSIINDNGTSFSSPLIAGMTACLWQALPHKTAKQIIKLVKMAGNNQQHPDNIYGYGVPDFWKAYQTGKAIK, from the coding sequence ATGAAAAAGTATTTGATGCTTTATGCATTCCTGATAATGGCTCTTTCTTTGATGGCTCGTGAAGATAGAGTTTCTAATTTTGAGCAACTGATGCGCCTGCCCCGTATCACAGAGACGGATATGGTTTCTTTCCCTGGCGGCAGGTGTATGATGTATCGTTTGTATCTTCGTGATAAGGACCTGCAGCATACTCCCTTCTCGGTGAACCGTCCGGAGCAGTTTCTTTCTGCCCGTTCGATAGAGCGCCGCAAGCGTCAGGGACTTCCGGTAGATGTCACGGATTTGCCTATCGCTCCTGCTTACATCGATTCTGTGAGCAGGACGGGGATTGAAATCGTGGGGCAGAGCAAATGGAACAATACCTTGCTGGTGAAGATTCACAAGGAGAAAGAACTCAACAAGCTCAATTCCCTTTCTTTTATCACCAAAAAGTTGAAGGTGTTTTCCTCGCCCGATTCCATCACCGAGCGCAAGCGTTCCAGTTTCCGCAAGGAACTCAATAACTGGGAGTCTGTGCCTACCCATTATGGGGCTGCTGCCGAGCAACTGAAGTCTTTAGGCGGTCAGCGTATTCATGAGCGGGGATTCTATGGCAACGGAATGATGATAGCCGTTTTCGATGGCGGTTTTATGAATGTGGACAGGATTCCTGCCCTGCACGGGGTAAAACTGGCTGGGTTGAAGGATTTCGTAGTTCCTAAGTCCAATAATATCTTTGAGGAGATGGAACATGGCACGATGGTGCTCTCCACGATGGCTGCCAATGCTCCCAATCTCTATGTGGGCGTGGCTCCTGAGGCGCAATACGTGCTGGTGCGCTGCGAGGATGAGCGTACGGAAAGTCTTGCCGAGGAAGACTACTGGGCTTCTGCTGCCGAGTATGCTGACAGTTTGGGGGTTGATGTCATCAATTCCTCTTTGGGTTACCACGACTTTGATGATGTGAAGACGAATCATCTATACTGGGAACAGGATGGCGAGACGGCACTGATTTCCCATACGGCCTCGATGTGTGCCGATAAGGGAATCATCTGCGTGAATTCTGCCGGCAATGATGGTATGGGTGTGTGGAAGAAAATCAATTTTCCTGCCGACGCCAAGAATATACTTACCGTGGGCAGCATCAACGAGCAGGGCAAGAATGCTGCTTTCAGTGCCGTGGGACCTACTGCCGATGGGCGCATCAAACCGGATGTGATGGCGTTTGGAAGTCCTGCTTCCGTGATTACGGGCAGAGGGTCCATCATCAATGATAACGGAACCTCATTTTCCTCACCTCTGATAGCTGGGATGACGGCTTGTCTCTGGCAGGCGCTTCCGCATAAGACGGCTAAGCAGATCATCAAACTGGTGAAGATGGCTGGCAACAATCAGCAGCATCCTGACAATATCTATGGATATGGGGTGCCTGATTTCTGGAAGGCTTATCAGACCGGGAAGGCGATTAAGTAA
- a CDS encoding MATE family efflux transporter, with the protein MENKQATLELGTKPVGKLLVQYALPAMIAMTAASLYNIVDRVFIGQGVGAMAISGLAITFPFMNLTAAFGAGVGVGASTAISVKLGQKDYTTAQNILGNTISLNLIIGIGLSIICLLFLDPILRFFGASDQTLVYARDYMVIILLGNVVSHMYFGMNALLRAASKPRQAMYATIFTVMMNVILDALFIIVFKWGIQGAAIATILSQLMAMMWQFKLFSNKNELLHLKKGIYRLRKKLVENILAIGISPFLMNVCACIVVIFINNQLVRFGGDLSVGAYGIANGIAMVFVMFVFGINQGMQPIAGYNYGAQKIDRLMRVLNLSIIAATGIMVTGWLIAMFLPYYCARMFTTDKALIELGIKAIRIVMCCFPIIGFQMVITNFFQCIGKVKISIFLSLSRQLLILLPLLGLLPLFWDIEGVWYSMPISDFSAAVIAAIVMSWYMKKLKRMHRENLQQQEMAEG; encoded by the coding sequence ATGGAAAATAAACAAGCAACATTAGAATTGGGCACCAAACCGGTGGGCAAATTATTGGTACAATATGCCTTGCCTGCCATGATAGCCATGACCGCCGCTTCGCTTTACAACATCGTGGACCGTGTATTCATCGGACAGGGTGTGGGAGCAATGGCGATTTCCGGTCTGGCCATCACCTTCCCGTTCATGAACCTCACAGCCGCTTTCGGAGCCGGCGTGGGCGTAGGAGCTTCAACAGCCATCAGCGTGAAGTTGGGACAAAAGGATTATACTACAGCCCAAAACATTCTGGGTAACACAATTTCTCTGAATCTCATCATCGGTATCGGACTGAGCATTATCTGTCTGCTCTTCCTCGACCCTATCCTGAGATTCTTCGGAGCCAGCGACCAGACACTCGTCTATGCACGTGACTATATGGTCATCATCCTGCTGGGTAATGTGGTGAGCCACATGTATTTCGGCATGAATGCGCTGCTCAGGGCAGCCAGCAAGCCGCGGCAGGCCATGTACGCCACCATCTTCACGGTGATGATGAACGTGATACTGGATGCACTTTTCATCATCGTGTTCAAATGGGGAATACAGGGAGCCGCCATCGCCACCATCCTCTCGCAGCTGATGGCGATGATGTGGCAGTTCAAGCTCTTCAGCAATAAGAACGAACTGCTCCACCTCAAGAAAGGTATTTACAGACTGAGAAAGAAACTGGTAGAGAACATCCTCGCCATCGGCATTTCGCCTTTCCTGATGAATGTCTGCGCCTGCATTGTCGTCATCTTCATCAACAACCAGCTGGTGCGTTTCGGAGGCGATCTCTCTGTGGGTGCCTACGGCATTGCCAATGGTATTGCCATGGTATTCGTCATGTTCGTGTTCGGCATCAACCAAGGAATGCAGCCTATCGCTGGCTACAACTACGGAGCTCAGAAAATAGACCGACTGATGAGGGTTTTAAACCTCAGCATCATCGCTGCTACGGGCATTATGGTAACCGGTTGGCTGATAGCCATGTTCCTGCCATACTACTGCGCCAGAATGTTTACTACCGACAAGGCGCTGATAGAATTAGGCATCAAGGCCATCCGCATCGTGATGTGCTGCTTCCCGATCATCGGTTTCCAGATGGTCATCACCAACTTCTTCCAGTGCATCGGCAAAGTGAAGATCAGCATCTTCCTCTCTCTGTCAAGACAGTTGCTCATTCTCCTGCCACTCTTGGGACTGCTTCCATTGTTCTGGGATATAGAAGGCGTCTGGTACAGTATGCCAATCTCTGATTTCTCTGCCGCCGTGATTGCCGCCATCGTTATGTCATGGTATATGAAGAAACTGAAAAGAATGCACAGAGAAAATCTGCAGCAGCAGGAAATGGCGGAAGGATAA
- a CDS encoding AAA family ATPase — protein sequence MTKIIINVGRQIGSGGHIIAEKLAKAFGCKCYDRELLNLAAKESGFSEKFFEQNDEQKGFFKALFHTHLPFLSDSNFYHNDFSQEGLYKFQSDAIRKAADEGNCVFVGRTADYVLRDYKNVINIFITANIDDRIKAVCKRKNIDRAAARKFITNHEEERASYYGYYTGKKWGHSESYDLCINSSLLGLEETEKFIEEFIRKKFKL from the coding sequence ATGACTAAAATCATCATAAACGTAGGTCGCCAGATAGGAAGCGGTGGCCATATTATCGCAGAGAAGCTGGCAAAAGCCTTCGGTTGCAAGTGCTACGACCGTGAACTTCTCAATCTGGCAGCCAAGGAGAGTGGATTCTCAGAGAAATTCTTCGAGCAGAACGATGAGCAGAAGGGATTTTTCAAAGCACTCTTCCATACCCATCTCCCTTTCCTGAGCGACAGCAACTTCTATCACAATGATTTCTCACAGGAAGGTCTGTATAAATTTCAGAGCGATGCCATCAGAAAGGCTGCCGATGAGGGCAACTGCGTATTTGTAGGAAGAACAGCCGACTATGTGCTGCGCGACTATAAGAACGTGATCAACATTTTCATCACCGCCAATATCGACGACCGCATCAAGGCCGTTTGCAAGCGCAAGAACATCGACCGTGCCGCTGCCCGCAAATTCATCACCAACCATGAGGAAGAACGTGCTTCCTACTATGGCTACTATACCGGCAAGAAATGGGGACACAGCGAGAGTTACGATCTCTGCATCAACAGCAGCCTGCTGGGACTGGAAGAGACTGAGAAATTCATCGAAGAGTTTATCAGAAAAAAGTTCAAATTATAA
- a CDS encoding GNAT family N-acetyltransferase, translating into MIEIKRYTPQEKQDWNDFVAKSRQGTFLFDRNYMDYHQDRFHDHSLMIFYNGKLCALLPANEVVDKTLISHQGLTYGGLLTCNKMTAAITCQVFDAINIYLKERGFQKVIYKAIPWIYHNIPSEEDLYAIMQTCKARLSAREISTTIPLTHKLRFSEQRRRGIHKANRCNLSIHEANMNDIWEFWNILNTNLQHKYHTAPVHTYEELKLLMTRFPENIKGYVVKDAENHSVLAGSLIYITPQVTHTQYIAASPQGKEEGALDLLFDELINQKQWNTTYFDFGKSTEQQGTYLNENLIHQKEGFGGRGVVYDTYEWEL; encoded by the coding sequence ATGATAGAAATCAAAAGATATACACCCCAAGAGAAACAAGACTGGAATGACTTCGTGGCAAAATCCAGGCAAGGCACGTTTCTTTTTGACAGAAACTATATGGATTATCATCAGGACAGATTTCATGACCATTCCCTGATGATTTTCTATAACGGAAAACTCTGCGCTTTGCTGCCTGCAAATGAAGTTGTAGATAAAACCCTTATTTCACATCAGGGACTCACATACGGCGGACTGCTTACCTGCAACAAAATGACGGCAGCCATCACCTGTCAGGTATTTGATGCTATCAATATCTATCTGAAAGAAAGAGGATTTCAGAAAGTCATATATAAAGCAATACCTTGGATTTACCACAACATTCCATCAGAGGAAGACCTCTATGCCATCATGCAAACATGTAAGGCTCGGCTATCGGCAAGAGAAATCTCCACCACCATTCCCCTGACGCATAAACTGCGTTTCTCCGAACAAAGAAGAAGAGGGATTCATAAGGCCAACCGCTGCAACCTTTCTATTCATGAAGCAAACATGAATGACATCTGGGAGTTTTGGAACATTCTCAATACTAATCTCCAGCACAAATACCATACTGCTCCGGTTCACACCTATGAGGAATTGAAACTTCTGATGACACGATTCCCAGAAAACATCAAGGGCTATGTGGTAAAGGATGCAGAAAACCACAGCGTTCTCGCCGGAAGCCTCATCTACATCACCCCGCAAGTGACGCATACCCAATACATCGCAGCATCGCCTCAAGGGAAAGAAGAGGGAGCACTCGACCTGCTCTTTGATGAGCTAATCAACCAAAAGCAATGGAATACTACCTATTTTGACTTTGGAAAATCAACCGAGCAGCAAGGTACTTATCTCAACGAGAACCTCATCCACCAGAAAGAAGGGTTTGGAGGAAGAGGCGTCGTTTATGATACTTACGAATGGGAACTGTAG
- a CDS encoding sugar 3,4-ketoisomerase has protein sequence MKELGRIIQLNKKEEEGYCSCTDKDAGLPFVPKRLYWIYDVPGGESRGGHAHKKLKQIIIAASGSFTVHLDDGHEKKDYFLNRPDQGLLLDTEIWRTIDDFSSGAVCLVLASRLYEPEDYLYEYEDFIDYIQEREAGK, from the coding sequence ATGAAAGAATTAGGAAGAATCATACAATTAAATAAAAAGGAGGAAGAAGGCTACTGTTCCTGCACCGACAAGGATGCGGGTCTGCCGTTCGTGCCCAAACGCCTCTACTGGATATACGACGTGCCGGGAGGAGAAAGCCGCGGAGGTCATGCTCACAAAAAGCTGAAGCAGATCATCATAGCCGCCAGTGGCTCCTTTACCGTTCATCTGGACGATGGACATGAGAAAAAGGACTACTTCCTGAACCGTCCTGACCAGGGACTTCTGCTCGATACGGAAATATGGCGAACCATTGATGATTTCTCATCAGGTGCCGTCTGTCTGGTTTTAGCCTCCAGATTGTATGAGCCGGAAGACTATCTCTATGAATATGAAGACTTCATCGATTACATCCAAGAAAGAGAAGCCGGGAAATAA
- a CDS encoding LutC/YkgG family protein, giving the protein MKKEDFLNKLRKNTHVQFDKPSVEIKGIQYEDTLQQFVDMSQSVGAHVMRASKDDDRLNEIVKMAYPQAKVFASNLPDIQLEKLQAFTPDGGTDEVVLRNPDTVAEANELNGTDVCVVRGQLGVAENGCVWIPQTMKEKAELFISEYLVIILDEKSVVNNMHEAYARIEMDPKYNFGIFISGPSKTADIEQALVMGAQAARGVTIVLC; this is encoded by the coding sequence ATGAAAAAAGAAGATTTCCTGAATAAGTTGCGTAAGAATACGCATGTTCAATTTGATAAGCCTTCTGTAGAAATCAAAGGCATTCAGTATGAGGATACTTTGCAGCAGTTTGTTGACATGAGCCAGTCTGTGGGTGCCCATGTGATGAGAGCCAGCAAGGATGACGATAGGCTCAACGAGATTGTGAAAATGGCTTATCCTCAGGCTAAGGTGTTTGCCAGCAATCTGCCAGATATTCAGTTGGAAAAATTGCAGGCTTTTACTCCTGATGGGGGAACGGATGAAGTCGTTTTGCGCAATCCGGATACTGTGGCTGAGGCCAACGAACTGAATGGTACGGATGTCTGCGTAGTCCGTGGACAGTTGGGCGTAGCTGAAAATGGTTGTGTCTGGATTCCTCAGACCATGAAGGAGAAGGCTGAACTTTTCATTTCGGAATACCTGGTTATTATCCTTGATGAGAAGTCTGTGGTAAACAATATGCATGAGGCTTATGCCCGCATCGAGATGGATCCGAAATATAATTTCGGTATATTTATCAGTGGACCGAGCAAGACTGCTGATATTGAACAGGCTCTTGTTATGGGAGCGCAGGCTGCCAGAGGTGTGACAATCGTGCTTTGCTAA